One genomic window of Streptomyces sp. NBC_01276 includes the following:
- a CDS encoding DUF5107 domain-containing protein encodes MATTVRRALLTLPAAPLGPDNPLPALRAPEAVHELDERSRHGLPRDMARQVGHEPLRSLLPVHLRDGYGRERAEREFEAVVIDNGRLRVTVLPGLGGRVHSLVHLPTGRELLYRNPVFQPANFALNGAWFSGGIEWNIGATGHTTLSCAPLHAALVPAPDGGVMVRLWEWERLRDLPFQVDLWLPADSDFLHVGVRVRNPHERPVPVYWWSNTAVPEEPGRRVLAPAEEAWHFGYERALRRIPVPRWEDADRTYPLNSAHPADFFYEVQDADRPWIASLDAEGHGLAQASTGRLRGRKLFVWGAGAGGRRWQEWLTAPGTGGYAEIQAGLARTQLEHVRLEAGAEFAWMEAYGPLSAEPSAVHGADWAAARGAASAALDTALPAEALEAAYGAWRGHADTEPGERLAEGSGWGALEVLCGGFKLPGTPFPESTLGEDQRPWLELWRSGVFPTPRKVVPPGPALVAPHWRDMLETAPADPLTEYHLGVAQWHAGDTAQAVRSWERGLALAPSRWPLLRALAVADALAGDRERSADRYAEAFEDLAGESRGGERWEAAESALGREAMTALLAAGRLAAARAVWDRLRPVLREQGRFRLLAARLLAAEGHVGAARRVFEDGFELPDLREGEETLSEIWSTLTDAPLPPAYDFRMRPPG; translated from the coding sequence ATGGCCACCACCGTCCGACGTGCCCTACTGACCCTCCCGGCAGCCCCGTTGGGACCCGACAACCCCCTCCCCGCCCTGCGCGCGCCCGAAGCGGTGCACGAACTGGACGAGCGCTCGCGCCACGGACTGCCGCGCGACATGGCCCGCCAGGTCGGCCACGAACCGCTGCGCTCGCTGCTTCCGGTGCACCTCCGCGACGGCTACGGACGCGAGCGCGCGGAGCGGGAGTTCGAGGCGGTCGTCATCGACAACGGCCGCCTGCGCGTCACGGTGCTGCCGGGGCTGGGCGGGCGGGTCCACTCCCTCGTCCACCTCCCCACCGGACGCGAACTCCTCTACCGCAACCCGGTGTTCCAGCCCGCCAACTTCGCCCTCAACGGCGCCTGGTTCTCCGGCGGCATCGAGTGGAACATCGGCGCCACCGGACACACCACCCTGTCCTGCGCCCCCCTGCACGCCGCGCTCGTCCCCGCCCCCGACGGCGGCGTGATGGTGCGGCTGTGGGAGTGGGAGCGGCTGCGCGACCTGCCCTTCCAGGTGGACCTGTGGCTGCCCGCCGACTCGGACTTCCTCCACGTCGGCGTCCGCGTGCGCAACCCGCACGAGCGGCCCGTCCCCGTGTACTGGTGGTCCAACACCGCCGTCCCGGAGGAGCCGGGCCGCCGCGTGCTCGCCCCCGCCGAGGAGGCCTGGCACTTCGGGTACGAGCGTGCGCTGCGCCGGATCCCCGTGCCGCGCTGGGAGGACGCCGACCGCACGTACCCGCTCAACAGCGCCCACCCGGCGGACTTCTTCTACGAGGTCCAGGACGCGGACCGGCCCTGGATCGCCTCCCTCGACGCGGAGGGGCACGGCCTGGCGCAGGCCTCCACCGGGCGGCTGCGCGGCCGCAAGCTGTTCGTGTGGGGCGCCGGCGCGGGCGGCCGGCGCTGGCAGGAATGGCTCACCGCCCCGGGCACCGGCGGCTACGCCGAGATCCAGGCCGGGCTGGCCCGGACCCAGCTGGAACACGTACGTCTGGAGGCCGGGGCGGAGTTCGCCTGGATGGAGGCGTACGGGCCGCTCTCGGCGGAGCCGTCGGCCGTCCACGGCGCCGACTGGGCGGCGGCCCGCGGTGCGGCCTCGGCGGCCCTCGACACCGCGCTGCCGGCCGAGGCGCTGGAGGCCGCCTACGGGGCGTGGCGCGGGCACGCCGACACCGAACCGGGGGAGCGGCTGGCCGAAGGCTCCGGCTGGGGCGCGCTGGAGGTGCTGTGCGGGGGCTTCAAGCTCCCCGGCACCCCCTTCCCGGAGTCCACCCTGGGGGAGGACCAGCGGCCCTGGCTGGAGCTGTGGCGCAGCGGGGTCTTCCCCACCCCGCGCAAGGTGGTGCCGCCCGGGCCGGCGCTGGTCGCGCCGCACTGGCGGGACATGCTGGAGACCGCCCCGGCCGACCCGCTGACCGAGTACCACCTGGGCGTGGCCCAGTGGCACGCGGGCGACACCGCCCAGGCCGTGCGCAGCTGGGAGCGCGGGCTGGCGCTGGCGCCCTCCCGCTGGCCGCTGCTGCGCGCCCTCGCGGTGGCCGACGCGCTGGCCGGGGACCGGGAACGGTCCGCCGACCGGTACGCGGAGGCCTTCGAGGACCTGGCGGGGGAGAGCCGGGGCGGCGAACGCTGGGAGGCCGCCGAGTCCGCGCTGGGGCGGGAGGCGATGACCGCGCTGCTCGCCGCCGGACGCCTGGCGGCGGCCCGCGCGGTCTGGGACCGGCTGCGGCCCGTGCTGCGGGAGCAGGGGCGGTTCCGGCTGCTCGCCGCGCGGCTGCTGGCGGCCGAAGGGCACGTGGGCGCCGCCCGCCGGGTCTTCGAGGACGGCTTCG
- a CDS encoding M55 family metallopeptidase, whose translation MKILISADMEGATGVTWPADVLPGTAQWERCRAMFTSDVNAAVLGLYDGGADAVLVNEAHWTMRNLLLERLDARAEMLTGRHKSLSMVEGVQHGDVDGVAFVGYHTGAGAEGVLAHTYLANSITGVWLNGLRASEGLLNAHVVAEYGVPVILVTGDDLTCADAAAYAPDARTVAVKDHVSRYAAVCRTPARTAADIRAAAAEAVALAVRHEPVRGGPFAVEVEFDAEHLSMAATVVPGVERCAERRIAYTSGTMYEGIRTFKAVTTVVSAAVEEQYG comes from the coding sequence ATGAAGATCCTCATCTCCGCCGACATGGAAGGCGCCACCGGCGTCACCTGGCCCGCCGACGTACTGCCCGGGACCGCCCAGTGGGAGCGCTGCCGGGCCATGTTCACCTCCGACGTGAACGCCGCCGTGCTCGGCCTCTACGACGGCGGCGCCGACGCGGTCCTCGTCAACGAGGCCCACTGGACCATGCGCAACCTGCTGCTGGAGCGGCTCGACGCACGGGCCGAGATGCTCACCGGCCGTCACAAGTCCCTCTCCATGGTCGAGGGCGTGCAGCACGGGGACGTCGACGGCGTCGCCTTCGTCGGCTACCACACGGGCGCCGGCGCCGAGGGGGTCCTCGCCCACACCTACCTCGCCAACTCCATCACCGGGGTCTGGCTCAACGGCCTGCGCGCCAGCGAGGGACTGCTCAACGCCCACGTCGTCGCCGAGTACGGGGTCCCCGTCATCCTGGTCACCGGCGACGACCTGACCTGCGCCGACGCCGCCGCCTACGCCCCCGACGCGCGCACCGTCGCCGTCAAGGACCACGTCTCGCGCTACGCGGCCGTCTGCCGCACCCCGGCCCGCACCGCCGCCGACATCCGGGCCGCCGCCGCCGAGGCGGTCGCCCTCGCCGTCCGCCACGAGCCGGTACGGGGCGGCCCGTTCGCGGTGGAGGTGGAGTTCGACGCCGAACACCTGTCGATGGCCGCCACCGTGGTCCCCGGGGTCGAACGCTGCGCCGAACGCCGGATCGCCTACACCAGTGGGACCATGTACGAGGGGATCCGGACCTTCAAAGCCGTCACGACGGTCGTCTCCGCGGCCGTGGAGGAGCAGTATGGCTGA
- a CDS encoding RidA family protein produces the protein MTISENDGGALTRITAPEGVAPGHGYQHVVWGTGRFVAVSGQCALDEKGEVVGEGDPAAQARQVFENLRRCLAAAGAGFEDVVKLTYFMTDTAHFPAVRAARDAVIPPHLLPASSAVVVSALFRPELLMEIEAFAIVPETGGR, from the coding sequence ATGACCATTTCTGAGAACGACGGCGGCGCGCTCACCCGGATCACGGCGCCCGAGGGGGTCGCCCCCGGCCACGGCTACCAGCACGTCGTCTGGGGGACGGGGCGTTTCGTGGCCGTCTCCGGGCAGTGCGCGCTCGACGAGAAGGGCGAGGTGGTCGGCGAGGGCGACCCGGCGGCCCAGGCCCGGCAGGTGTTCGAGAACCTGCGACGGTGCCTGGCCGCGGCCGGGGCCGGGTTCGAGGACGTGGTGAAGCTGACCTACTTCATGACGGACACGGCCCACTTCCCGGCCGTCCGGGCCGCCCGCGACGCGGTGATCCCCCCGCACCTGCTGCCGGCCTCCTCGGCGGTGGTGGTCTCGGCCCTGTTCCGGCCCGAGCTGCTCATGGAGATCGAGGCCTTCGCGATCGTCCCGGAGACGGGCGGCCGCTGA
- a CDS encoding M20/M25/M40 family metallo-hydrolase, protein MRWVDGENGALDATAFEEAVGFTSDLIRIDTSNRGGGDCRERPAAEYVAERLAGAGLEPALLERTPGRTNVVARVEGTDPTAPALLVHGHLDVVPADAADWSVDPFSGEVRDGVVWGRGAVDMKNMDAMVLAVVRAWARHGVRPRRDIVIAYTADEEDSAVDGSGFLADHHPHLFEGCTEGISESGAFTLHTGPGRSLYPIAAGERGTAWLKLTAHGTTGHGSKPNKANAVSRLAAAVARIGEHEWPVRLTGTVAACITELAALQGLSVDPRAPGFDLDAVLGKLGPAGALVEATVRNSANPTMLEAGYKLNVVPGRATGYVDGRTLPGGEAEFAATLDALTGPEVHWEFHHREVALEAPVDGRTYGILREAVEHFDPDGHVVPFCMAGGTDAKQFSRLGITGYGFSPLKLPPGFDYWALFHGVDERVPVDALHFGVRVLDRALRTL, encoded by the coding sequence ATGCGATGGGTGGACGGCGAAAACGGCGCGCTCGACGCGACGGCCTTCGAGGAGGCCGTCGGCTTCACCTCCGACCTGATCCGGATCGACACCAGCAACCGGGGCGGCGGCGACTGCCGCGAGCGGCCCGCCGCCGAGTACGTGGCGGAACGTCTCGCCGGCGCCGGACTGGAGCCGGCCCTGCTGGAACGCACCCCGGGCCGGACCAACGTGGTGGCCCGCGTCGAGGGCACCGACCCCACCGCGCCCGCCCTCCTCGTCCACGGCCACCTCGACGTGGTCCCCGCCGACGCCGCCGACTGGAGCGTGGACCCCTTCTCCGGGGAGGTCCGCGACGGCGTCGTCTGGGGCCGCGGGGCGGTCGACATGAAGAACATGGACGCGATGGTGCTGGCCGTCGTACGGGCCTGGGCGCGCCACGGCGTACGGCCGCGCCGGGACATCGTGATCGCCTACACCGCCGACGAGGAGGACAGCGCCGTCGACGGATCGGGCTTCCTCGCCGACCACCACCCGCACCTCTTCGAGGGATGCACGGAGGGCATCAGCGAGTCCGGAGCCTTCACCCTGCACACCGGGCCGGGCCGGTCCCTCTACCCCATCGCGGCCGGCGAACGCGGCACCGCCTGGCTGAAGCTCACCGCGCACGGCACCACCGGACACGGCTCCAAGCCCAACAAGGCCAACGCCGTCAGCCGGCTCGCCGCCGCCGTCGCCCGGATCGGCGAACACGAGTGGCCGGTCCGGCTCACCGGCACGGTCGCCGCCTGCATCACCGAACTCGCGGCCCTCCAGGGCCTGTCGGTGGATCCGCGCGCCCCCGGCTTCGACCTCGACGCCGTCCTCGGCAAGCTGGGCCCGGCCGGCGCACTGGTGGAGGCCACGGTCCGCAACAGCGCCAACCCGACGATGCTGGAAGCCGGTTACAAGCTCAACGTGGTCCCCGGACGCGCCACCGGGTACGTCGACGGGCGCACGCTGCCCGGCGGCGAAGCCGAGTTCGCCGCCACCCTCGACGCGCTCACCGGGCCCGAGGTCCACTGGGAGTTCCACCACCGCGAGGTCGCCCTCGAAGCCCCCGTGGACGGGCGGACCTACGGGATCCTGCGCGAGGCCGTCGAACACTTCGACCCCGACGGGCACGTGGTCCCCTTCTGCATGGCCGGCGGCACCGACGCCAAACAGTTCTCCCGCCTCGGCATCACCGGCTACGGCTTCTCCCCGCTCAAGCTGCCGCCCGGCTTCGACTACTGGGCCCTCTTCCACGGCGTCGACGAGCGGGTCCCGGTCGACGCCCTCCACTTCGGCGTCCGCGTCCTCGACCGCGCGCTGCGGACCCTGTGA
- a CDS encoding SRPBCC family protein: protein MAQVEATTERIIGADAETVFDTLADYTGSRSKLLPEHFSEYEVREGGDGEGTLVHWKLQATSKRVRDCLLEVTEPTDGQLVEKDRNSSMVTTWTVTPAGEGKSKAVVSTVWNGAGGIGGFFERTFAPKGLGRIYDTVLANLAQEVES, encoded by the coding sequence ATGGCGCAGGTCGAGGCCACCACGGAGCGCATCATCGGGGCCGACGCGGAGACCGTGTTCGACACGCTCGCGGACTACACCGGCAGCCGTTCCAAGCTGCTCCCCGAGCACTTCAGCGAGTACGAGGTCCGCGAGGGCGGCGACGGCGAGGGCACCCTGGTCCACTGGAAGCTCCAGGCCACCAGCAAGCGCGTACGGGACTGCCTGCTGGAGGTCACCGAGCCCACCGACGGCCAGCTCGTGGAGAAGGACCGCAACTCCTCCATGGTCACCACCTGGACCGTGACCCCCGCGGGCGAGGGCAAGTCCAAGGCCGTGGTCAGCACCGTCTGGAACGGCGCGGGCGGCATCGGCGGCTTCTTCGAGCGCACCTTCGCGCCCAAGGGCCTCGGCCGCATCTACGACACCGTCCTCGCGAACCTCGCGCAGGAAGTCGAGTCCTGA
- a CDS encoding GNAT family N-acetyltransferase has translation MPFPPYLVTGPRVGLAPYRPADGPEFTARARESRDLHEPWLFPPTTVEEYEPYAARLAGGEGRAGFLVRERATGDLAGFVNINNIVLGAFRCGALGYGAFAHAAGRGLLGEALDLVLAHAFAPQEGGGLGLHRLEANVQPGNAASIALVRGRGFRLEGLSPDFLHVAGAWRDHERWAVTADMCTTPRPAGPATGSFA, from the coding sequence ATGCCATTTCCTCCGTACCTCGTGACGGGCCCCCGGGTCGGCCTCGCCCCCTACCGCCCCGCCGACGGACCCGAGTTCACCGCCCGCGCCCGCGAGAGCCGCGACCTGCACGAGCCCTGGCTGTTCCCGCCCACCACGGTGGAGGAGTACGAGCCCTACGCCGCCCGGCTGGCCGGGGGCGAGGGGCGGGCCGGGTTCCTCGTCCGCGAACGCGCCACCGGGGACCTCGCGGGCTTCGTCAACATCAACAACATCGTTCTCGGCGCCTTCCGCTGCGGCGCCCTGGGCTACGGGGCCTTCGCGCACGCCGCCGGCCGCGGACTCCTGGGCGAGGCCCTCGACCTGGTCCTCGCCCACGCCTTCGCCCCGCAGGAGGGCGGCGGCCTCGGGCTGCACCGCCTGGAGGCGAACGTCCAGCCGGGCAACGCCGCCTCCATCGCCCTCGTCCGGGGGCGCGGCTTCCGTCTGGAGGGGCTCTCGCCGGACTTCCTCCACGTGGCCGGAGCCTGGCGGGACCACGAACGCTGGGCCGTGACGGCGGACATGTGTACGACCCCGCGGCCCGCCGGACCGGCCACGGGCTCCTTTGCGTAA
- a CDS encoding HEAT repeat domain-containing protein translates to MNDVLERLRAEADGSPEYEELLVAGPDALAASLTSAGRHLWARELAAYRLGLARDRRAFEPLVLLLNHRDPARCEAAAQALAVLGDPRTARAAAALATNALRTAYALHPVRLLAALRAPESAPALMATLSRLLAPHDPYWRVALACVEGLGALADPRARDVLVRAQAHPRLAAAATDALGRLLAGHPDA, encoded by the coding sequence GTGAACGACGTGCTGGAGCGCCTGCGGGCCGAGGCGGACGGATCGCCGGAGTACGAGGAACTGCTCGTGGCGGGTCCCGACGCGCTGGCCGCGTCGCTGACCTCCGCCGGGCGGCACCTGTGGGCGCGCGAACTGGCGGCCTACCGGCTCGGCTTGGCCCGGGACCGGCGCGCCTTCGAGCCGCTGGTCCTGCTGCTCAACCACCGGGACCCGGCGCGCTGCGAGGCCGCCGCGCAGGCGCTCGCCGTCCTCGGGGACCCGCGCACCGCCCGCGCGGCGGCGGCGCTCGCGACGAACGCCCTGCGCACCGCCTACGCCCTGCACCCGGTCCGGCTGCTGGCCGCGCTGCGGGCCCCCGAGTCGGCCCCGGCGCTGATGGCCACCCTGTCGAGGCTGCTCGCGCCGCACGACCCGTACTGGCGGGTGGCCCTCGCCTGCGTCGAGGGGCTCGGGGCGCTGGCCGACCCGCGCGCCCGCGACGTCCTGGTCCGGGCCCAGGCGCACCCCCGGCTGGCGGCGGCGGCCACCGACGCCCTGGGCCGGCTGCTGGCCGGCCACCCGGACGCGTAA
- a CDS encoding LpqB family beta-propeller domain-containing protein, which yields MDPPASDGPYGSWPSPIDAALAAAHDGRPEYLGTVGDEVWWTEPRPGEGGRRTLVRRPADGRAARSVLPAPWNVRSRLTEYGGLPWAGAQQPSGGPLVVFVHHGDQRLYAYEPDAPASPDPRPLTPLSPVGGGLRWADPVLRGAEVWCVLEEFTGPGPTDVRRVTAAVPLDGSAAGDRAAVRELTDDRHRFRTGPRLSPDGRRAAWLVWDHPRMPWDGTELQLADITPDGTLTAPRTVLGGPEEAVAQVAWAADGTLLAVSDRSGWWNPYRVDPDGGEAVNLCPREEEFGGALWKPGLSWIAPLPDRLIAVLHGQGAAVLGILDPESGHLVDAAGPWTAWQPALAVSGTRVYGVAASPRSGYEIVELDTATGHTRVAGARATDPVDPAHYPEPQTRTFPGPGGREIHAHVYPPHHPARRAPADELPPYVVWAHGGPTDHVPPVLDLHIAYFTSRGIGVVEVNYGGSTGYGRAYRERLREQWGVVDVEDCAAVARALAAEGTADPGRLAIRGGSAGGWTAAASLAATDLYACAAIIYPVLDLRGFAAETHDLESRYVDGLAGPPPTLAVRCRERSPVARADRIAAPFVLLQGLDDPVCPPAQAERLLAALRGRGVPHAYVAFEGEGHGFRRAETMVRALEAELSLYAQVFGFVRDDVPRLALHG from the coding sequence ATGGATCCGCCCGCCTCCGACGGCCCCTACGGCAGCTGGCCCTCGCCGATCGACGCCGCCCTCGCCGCCGCCCACGACGGCCGCCCCGAGTACCTGGGGACCGTCGGCGACGAGGTGTGGTGGACCGAGCCCCGCCCCGGCGAGGGCGGCCGCCGGACCCTGGTGCGCCGGCCCGCCGACGGCCGCGCCGCCCGCTCGGTGCTGCCCGCGCCGTGGAACGTGCGCAGCCGCCTCACCGAGTACGGGGGCCTGCCCTGGGCGGGTGCCCAACAGCCCTCGGGGGGACCGCTCGTGGTGTTCGTCCACCACGGCGACCAGCGGCTGTACGCGTACGAGCCCGACGCGCCCGCAAGCCCGGACCCCCGTCCCCTCACCCCCCTCTCCCCGGTCGGCGGCGGCCTGCGCTGGGCCGACCCGGTGCTGCGGGGCGCCGAGGTCTGGTGCGTGCTGGAGGAGTTCACCGGCCCCGGGCCGACCGACGTGCGCCGGGTCACGGCCGCCGTCCCGCTCGACGGATCGGCCGCCGGGGACCGGGCCGCCGTACGGGAACTCACCGACGACCGCCACCGTTTCCGGACCGGCCCCAGGCTCTCCCCGGACGGCCGGCGGGCGGCCTGGCTGGTGTGGGACCACCCCCGGATGCCCTGGGACGGCACCGAACTGCAGCTCGCCGACATCACCCCCGACGGCACCCTCACCGCCCCCCGCACCGTCCTCGGCGGCCCCGAGGAGGCCGTGGCCCAGGTGGCGTGGGCGGCCGACGGGACCCTGCTCGCGGTGAGCGACCGCAGCGGCTGGTGGAACCCGTACCGGGTGGACCCGGACGGCGGAGAGGCCGTCAACCTCTGCCCCCGCGAGGAGGAGTTCGGCGGCGCGCTGTGGAAACCCGGGCTGAGCTGGATCGCCCCGCTGCCCGACCGGCTGATCGCCGTCCTGCACGGCCAGGGCGCCGCCGTCCTCGGCATCCTCGACCCGGAGAGCGGCCACCTGGTCGACGCGGCCGGCCCCTGGACCGCCTGGCAGCCCGCGCTGGCCGTCAGCGGCACCCGCGTCTACGGGGTCGCCGCGAGTCCCCGCAGCGGCTACGAGATCGTCGAACTCGACACCGCGACCGGCCACACCCGGGTGGCCGGCGCCCGCGCCACCGACCCGGTCGACCCCGCCCACTACCCGGAACCGCAGACCAGGACCTTCCCCGGCCCCGGCGGCCGGGAGATCCACGCCCACGTCTACCCGCCGCACCACCCCGCCCGGCGGGCCCCCGCCGACGAACTGCCCCCGTACGTGGTGTGGGCGCACGGCGGCCCCACCGACCACGTGCCGCCCGTGCTCGACCTGCACATCGCCTACTTCACCTCGCGCGGCATCGGCGTCGTCGAGGTCAACTACGGCGGCTCCACCGGCTACGGCCGCGCCTACCGCGAGCGGCTGCGCGAGCAGTGGGGCGTCGTCGACGTCGAGGACTGCGCCGCCGTCGCCCGCGCCCTGGCCGCCGAGGGCACCGCCGACCCCGGCCGGCTCGCCATCCGGGGCGGCAGCGCGGGCGGCTGGACGGCGGCGGCCTCGCTGGCCGCCACCGACCTGTACGCGTGCGCGGCGATCATCTACCCCGTCCTGGACCTGCGGGGCTTCGCCGCCGAGACCCACGACCTGGAATCGCGCTACGTGGACGGTCTCGCCGGACCGCCGCCGACCCTGGCCGTGCGCTGCCGCGAGCGCTCCCCGGTGGCCCGAGCCGACCGGATCGCCGCGCCCTTCGTGCTGCTCCAGGGCCTCGACGACCCGGTCTGCCCGCCCGCCCAGGCCGAACGGCTGCTGGCCGCGCTGCGCGGGCGCGGCGTGCCGCACGCGTACGTCGCCTTCGAGGGCGAGGGGCACGGCTTCCGGCGCGCGGAGACGATGGTGCGGGCGCTGGAGGCGGAGCTGTCCCTGTACGCGCAGGTCTTCGGGTTCGTGCGGGACGACGTCCCCCGTCTGGCCCTGCACGGCTGA
- a CDS encoding alpha/beta hydrolase, which produces MLHPVPHPSKKRAAVLLSLSAIAAALASPVVAAPAPAAAPAPAPAAATLRWSGCATPRYPTLQCASLKVPLDHDHPAGRQISLALTRVPHTAATSQGPLLVNPGGPGGSGRTLAGFVASALPKDVAGQYDVIGFDPRGVGKSEPVLDCGAGHFKPVRPDSVPLDPATEQANLERVRSFAESCQTKHADVLPYVGTVSAARDLEVLRTALGAERLSYFGYSYGTYLGAVYARLHPDRVHRLVLDSVVDPGGVWYEDNLAQDQAFDARHKSFLAWVAQYDATYHLGTDPAAVEERWYAMRTALRSAPAGGKVGPAELEDTYMPGGYYNGYWPALAEAFASYAVREDPKPLVAAYERFAAVEPSAGNSYSVYTAVQCRDSAWPRDWNRWRADMWRTHAKAPFMTWNNAWYNAPCAFWKTEPLQAPDVTNHDLPPALLFQATEDAATPFEGAVTMRDKLAGSALVVEEGGGNHGVALSGNKCLDEKLAAYLRTGQAADATCPAQPAPKPAAATRAVPPSAGGAALHGLLGFRG; this is translated from the coding sequence ATGCTGCACCCCGTTCCGCATCCGTCGAAGAAGCGCGCCGCCGTACTGCTGTCGCTCTCCGCCATCGCCGCCGCCCTCGCGAGCCCGGTCGTCGCCGCTCCGGCGCCCGCCGCGGCGCCCGCACCCGCCCCGGCCGCCGCCACCCTGCGCTGGAGCGGCTGCGCGACGCCCCGCTACCCGACGCTGCAGTGCGCCTCCCTGAAGGTCCCGCTCGACCACGACCACCCCGCCGGGCGGCAGATCTCCCTGGCCCTGACCCGGGTCCCGCACACCGCCGCCACCTCCCAGGGCCCCCTGCTGGTCAACCCCGGCGGCCCGGGCGGCAGCGGGCGCACCCTGGCCGGTTTCGTCGCCTCCGCTCTGCCCAAGGACGTGGCCGGCCAGTACGACGTGATCGGCTTCGACCCCCGGGGCGTGGGCAAGAGCGAGCCCGTCCTGGACTGCGGGGCCGGTCACTTCAAGCCGGTCCGCCCCGACTCCGTACCCCTCGACCCGGCGACCGAGCAGGCCAACCTGGAGCGGGTGCGGTCCTTCGCCGAGTCCTGCCAGACCAAGCACGCGGACGTCCTCCCGTACGTGGGCACCGTCTCGGCCGCCCGCGACCTGGAGGTCCTGCGCACGGCCCTGGGCGCCGAGCGGCTCAGCTACTTCGGCTACTCCTACGGGACCTACCTGGGCGCGGTCTACGCCCGCCTGCACCCGGACCGGGTGCACCGCCTGGTGCTGGACTCCGTGGTCGACCCGGGCGGGGTCTGGTACGAGGACAACCTCGCCCAGGACCAGGCCTTCGACGCCCGCCACAAGTCCTTCCTGGCCTGGGTGGCCCAGTACGACGCCACCTACCACCTGGGCACCGACCCGGCCGCGGTTGAGGAGCGCTGGTACGCGATGCGCACGGCGCTGCGGTCCGCTCCGGCGGGCGGGAAGGTGGGGCCGGCGGAGCTGGAGGACACCTACATGCCGGGCGGCTACTACAACGGCTACTGGCCGGCCCTCGCCGAGGCCTTCGCCTCGTACGCGGTGCGCGAGGACCCGAAGCCGCTCGTGGCGGCGTACGAACGGTTCGCGGCGGTGGAGCCCTCGGCGGGCAACAGCTACAGCGTGTACACGGCGGTGCAGTGCCGGGACTCGGCCTGGCCCCGGGACTGGAACCGGTGGCGGGCCGACATGTGGCGCACGCACGCCAAGGCGCCCTTCATGACCTGGAACAACGCCTGGTACAACGCCCCGTGCGCGTTCTGGAAGACGGAGCCGCTCCAGGCTCCGGACGTGACGAACCACGACCTGCCCCCGGCGCTGCTGTTCCAGGCGACCGAGGACGCGGCGACCCCCTTCGAGGGCGCGGTGACCATGCGCGACAAGCTGGCCGGCTCGGCGCTGGTGGTGGAGGAGGGCGGCGGCAACCACGGCGTCGCCCTGAGCGGGAACAAGTGCCTGGACGAGAAGCTCGCCGCGTACCTGAGGACGGGTCAGGCCGCGGACGCCACCTGCCCGGCCCAGCCCGCCCCGAAGCCGGCCGCCGCGACGCGCGCGGTGCCGCCGTCGGCCGGGGGAGCCGCCCTGCACGGACTGCTGGGGTTCCGCGGCTGA